The stretch of DNA ATACCCCACGAACTGCGAGACGCAAAAgaatagaggattcagaggaaaaagaggaggaaggaggaaagagaaaaaagtcagaCCAAGCGAGCCACAGGTAGAGGTCAGCAATGTGTTTAATATTAGCAGCCAACAAATATCCGAAGTTGAGGAGAGGGTCCTTTCGAAGGGGCTCAATTTTGCCCCCTCCCAGGGACCTAACATGTTTGATTTATATATAGATACTCAAAAATTCGTCAGACGACTAACactcaaaaaatattttcttaAAGATGCGGTGAGTAGAGAGGTTATGCAGGCAAACAATAATCCAAATAACATTCAGGTGAGTCCACCAAATAAATTTAAAAGACCTTCTGTTTTCTATCCTAAACATGTTAAGGGTAATTTTATAGAGACATTCACCGAATTGGTAATTCAGGATTTAGAGAAGGCCACCAGCGAGTTTAAGTTTGATAAACACAACTTGACCAAAATAGAGATAGATGCTGTTAAGAGCCTAGAGAGTAATACTCAAATTGTAATCAaaggagcagacaaggggggCGGTATTGTAATCATGGACTCAGCATATTACAAAAAGGAGTCCATGAGAATACTCAGTGATCCCACGACCTATCAAAAGTTGCCAGGTAATCCAACGGCTAAGTTTAAGCTAGCCCTAAATAAATATTTAGATAAGGGATTCACAGATGGTATAATTACAAAGGGGGAATTGGAATTCTTGGATATTGAACAGCCAAGGATTCCAATATTCTATTTCATACCAAAGATCCATAAGGATCTCTGGAATCCCCCCGGTCGCCCAATAATTTCTGGGATTAAGTCGATGACCTCAAATCTGTCCCAGTTTATTGATTCTGCATTACAAAAATATGTCTCCCAAATACCATCGTATCTTCGAGATACCACCCATGTTTTAAATATAGTAAATGATCTTAAGTGGGAGGATCATTATAtatgggtcacgtgtgacgtgacctCTCTATACACCGTCATCAATCATGACCAAGGTGTGGAGGCCATTAGGAGAGTGTTAGAGCAGGATGATAGTCTCGAATCGGGATTTAGGGAATTTATAATAGAAGGGATTAGATATATCCTTACCCATAACTTCTTCAATTACGATAATGAATACTACCTCCAggtatgtggcactgccatgggtaccaggttcgcccctagttatgccaacatatttatgggcatgtgggaggaaaACTATATCCATTCCAACAGCCCATTTGGGGCGGACCTGGTGCTATGGAGGCGCTATATCGACgatgtgctatgtatctggggtggtaATGAAGTGGATTTGGGTAAATTCCAACAGTATCTTAACAACAATAATAtgaatttaaaatttactttCAATATAAATCCACTCACCATTGATTTTCTAGACCTAACCTTATTCATTGAAAATGGATTAATTGaaactaagaccttttataaGAAAGTAGATGCAAACACTTACTTACTAGCATCGAGTAATCATAATCCTAGATGGATAAATAATATTCCCAAAGGCCAGTTTCTACGAACGAAACGGAATTGCTCACAGGAAGCAATATTTAACACACAGGCCAACGAACTAAAAACCAAGTTCTTTGAAAGGGAATATAACCATAATAGGGTAAAAAAGGCACTAGAGGCAGCTAAAAACACAAATAGAGAGGAATTAATTCAAATGAATAAAAAGACCATAATTAAAAAAGATGGGGTAGAGTTTATTCCTTTCATCACGAAATATAATGGCATGGCAAATAAAATTACAACAATAATTAAAAAGCATTGGAGTATCCTACTTGGTGATGTGAAGCTAAAAAATATATTACCCCAGCATCCACAGATAGTTTTTAAAAAGGCTGACAACCTTAAATTAAAACTCTCACCAAGTTGCCCATTTAACCAGGTAAAGTCACGGAACACTACATGGTTAAAGGAACTCAATGgatactttttatgtaataaatgtatAGGCTGCAAATATGGTCAAAAATGTAAAGACTTCAAATCAAATATAACAGGTATATCATTCCCAATTAGGTCTTTCATCACCTGCAGGAGCCCTTTTGTGGTCTATCTGTTAGAATGCCCGTGTGGGCTTCAATATgtggggcga from Ascaphus truei isolate aAscTru1 chromosome 6, aAscTru1.hap1, whole genome shotgun sequence encodes:
- the LOC142497735 gene encoding uncharacterized protein LOC142497735, which encodes MQANNNPNNIQVSPPNKFKRPSVFYPKHVKGNFIETFTELVIQDLEKATSEFKFDKHNLTKIEIDAVKSLESNTQIVIKGADKGGGIVIMDSAYYKKESMRILSDPTTYQKLPGNPTAKFKLALNKYLDKGFTDGIITKGELEFLDIEQPRIPIFYFIPKIHKDLWNPPGRPIISGIKSMTSNLSQFIDSALQKYVSQIPSYLRDTTHVLNIVNDLKWEDHYIWVTCDVTSLYTVINHDQGVEAIRRVLEQDDSLESGFREFIIEGIRYILTHNFFNYDNEYYLQVCGTAMGTRFAPSYANIFMGMWEENYIHSNSPFGADLVLWRRYIDDVLCIWGGNEVDLGKFQQYLNNNNMNLKFTFNINPLTIDFLDLTLFIENGLIETKTFYKKVDANTYLLASSNHNPRWINNIPKGQFLRTKRNCSQEAIFNTQANELKTKFFEREYNHNRVKKALEAAKNTNREELIQMNKKTIIKKDGVEFIPFITKYNGMANKITTIIKKHWSILLGDVKLKNILPQHPQIVFKKADNLKLKLSPSCPFNQVKSRNTTWLKELNGYFLCNKCIGCKYGQKCKDFKSNITGISFPIRSFITCRSPFVVYLLECPCGLQYVGRTGRPLKRRLAEHVFNIKRGLETHSVSNHFRLKHGQNPAGLICKGIECPKQNWRGGDKINLISRRESFWIYTLKTLTPKGLNIEFDLASFLKNG